Proteins found in one Amycolatopsis umgeniensis genomic segment:
- a CDS encoding M48 metallopeptidase family protein, whose protein sequence is MRSRDTTNPSDTPEHKVEVRRSQRRHRTVTAYWDEDTLVVLIPARMTRAEEKHWVAEMQRKLLRKGPRQAAPPKASDEALLARCAVLSAKYLDGKAIPASVRWVPPMRTRWASCTPVDATIRVSDRLRRVPAWVLDYVLVHELAHLKEPGHNAAFWELVRRYPKTERAIGYLEGLSSAAGWGIAAED, encoded by the coding sequence TTGAGGAGCCGGGACACGACGAATCCGTCGGACACTCCCGAACACAAGGTCGAGGTACGGCGTAGCCAGCGCCGTCACCGGACCGTCACCGCGTACTGGGACGAGGACACCCTCGTCGTGCTGATCCCTGCCCGGATGACCCGGGCCGAGGAGAAGCACTGGGTAGCCGAGATGCAGCGCAAGCTGCTGCGCAAGGGCCCGCGGCAGGCCGCTCCGCCGAAGGCCTCGGACGAGGCGCTGCTGGCGCGGTGCGCCGTACTTTCGGCGAAGTATCTGGACGGAAAGGCGATACCCGCGAGCGTTCGCTGGGTACCGCCGATGCGGACGAGGTGGGCGTCCTGCACACCGGTCGACGCGACGATCAGGGTCAGTGATCGCCTGCGCAGGGTGCCGGCGTGGGTGCTGGACTACGTTCTCGTGCACGAACTCGCGCATCTGAAGGAACCAGGGCACAACGCGGCGTTCTGGGAGCTCGTTCGCCGTTATCCCAAGACCGAGCGTGCCATCGGCTATCTGGAGGGCCTGTCCTCCGCCGCCGGATGGGGCATCGCGGCGGAGGACTGA
- a CDS encoding zinc-dependent metalloprotease has product MSKPPFGFGPPDPDKRGENEPSDSGGQPSGAEAFNQLGQMLSQLGQMLSQAGSSTGPVNYDLAKQIALQNLSSSDSDVKLGFSSSSGGDSSTAVRDAAHLAELWLDAATILPAGATTTVAWSARTWVEKTLPTWQRLCDPVAQQVSGAWVQALPEEAKQAAGPLLSMMGQMGGMAFGSQLGNALAQLASEVLTSTEVGLPLGPAATSALLPANIEKFTEGLELPTSEVLVFIAAREAAHQRLFAHVPWLRQRLLATVEEFASGISVDTSALEQLAGQIDPSNPASIEEAMSSGLLEPQTSPEQKAALNRLETLLALVEGWVDVVVAEAIGDRLPGADALRETLRRRRATGGPAEQTFATLVGLELRPRRMRAASALWKLVGDQHGIEKRDGLWSHPDLMPTAGDLDEPLDFAERLGDGESTLEGIDPIAEIERAEREKNKPKGDEDKS; this is encoded by the coding sequence ATGAGCAAACCCCCGTTCGGCTTCGGACCGCCCGATCCCGACAAACGAGGCGAGAACGAGCCGTCGGACTCCGGCGGCCAGCCCTCCGGCGCCGAGGCCTTCAATCAGCTCGGTCAGATGCTCAGCCAGCTGGGCCAGATGCTCAGCCAGGCCGGCAGCTCGACCGGGCCGGTCAACTATGACCTGGCGAAACAGATCGCGCTGCAGAATCTCAGCAGCAGCGACAGCGACGTCAAGCTCGGCTTCTCGTCGTCCAGCGGCGGAGACTCGAGCACGGCCGTCCGTGACGCCGCCCATCTGGCAGAGCTGTGGCTCGACGCCGCGACGATCCTGCCCGCCGGTGCCACGACGACCGTCGCATGGTCCGCGCGCACCTGGGTCGAGAAGACCTTGCCGACCTGGCAGCGCCTCTGCGACCCCGTCGCACAGCAGGTCTCGGGCGCATGGGTCCAGGCCCTGCCCGAGGAGGCCAAACAGGCCGCCGGCCCGCTTCTGTCGATGATGGGACAGATGGGCGGGATGGCCTTCGGCTCCCAACTCGGCAACGCCCTGGCTCAGTTGGCTTCCGAAGTGCTCACCTCCACCGAGGTCGGCCTTCCGCTCGGCCCCGCGGCCACGTCCGCGCTCCTGCCGGCGAACATCGAGAAGTTCACCGAGGGCCTGGAGCTGCCGACCAGCGAGGTGCTGGTCTTCATCGCCGCGCGCGAGGCCGCCCACCAACGGCTGTTCGCCCACGTTCCCTGGCTGCGGCAGCGCCTGCTTGCCACCGTCGAGGAGTTCGCGAGCGGCATCTCCGTCGATACCTCGGCGCTGGAACAGCTCGCGGGCCAGATCGACCCGTCGAACCCGGCCAGCATCGAAGAGGCCATGTCCTCCGGCCTGCTCGAGCCGCAGACCTCGCCTGAGCAGAAGGCGGCGCTGAACCGGCTGGAGACCCTGCTCGCGCTGGTCGAAGGCTGGGTCGACGTCGTGGTCGCGGAGGCCATCGGCGACCGCCTCCCCGGCGCGGACGCGCTTCGGGAAACGCTGCGGCGCCGCCGGGCCACGGGTGGCCCCGCCGAGCAGACCTTCGCCACCTTGGTCGGACTCGAGCTCCGGCCCAGGCGGATGCGGGCGGCTTCGGCCTTGTGGAAGCTGGTCGGCGACCAGCACGGCATCGAGAAGCGGGACGGCCTCTGGTCCCACCCCGACCTGATGCCGACCGCCGGAGACCTCGACGAGCCGCTCGACTTCGCCGAACGTCTCGGCGATGGCGAGTCGACCCTCGAAGGGATCGACCCGATCGCCGAGATCGAACGCGCCGAGCGCGAGAAGAACAAGCCCAAGGGCGACGAAGACAAGAGCTGA
- a CDS encoding YlbL family protein, producing the protein MLVSGALFVAFALVGFFIPVPYVAISPGPTYDTLGKDAAGQSVIQVNGHEMFQTSGELRMTTVSLRDGGITLFNALGLWASGRYALAPREEYFKPGETNEQVRQENIQQLQDSQTAAQVAALRRKFPVKVLAKTIVSGSPADKVLAPGDRLLVVNGKTVTEATEVRAALNGTKPGQTVQITFKSDGQAERTVPLTLAQRPDGPEGFMGLTAVDRADVPFDVKISLQDVGGPSAGLMFALAIVDKMEPGDLAGGRHIAGTGEISEKGVVGAIGGISFKVVGAREAGATDFLVPAHNCAEAKTAAPDGLNLIKVSTLDEAIAQLENLKAGRPTASC; encoded by the coding sequence CTGCTGGTCAGCGGCGCGTTGTTCGTCGCCTTCGCGCTGGTCGGGTTCTTCATCCCGGTGCCGTACGTGGCGATCAGCCCCGGCCCGACTTACGACACCTTGGGCAAAGACGCCGCCGGGCAGTCGGTGATCCAGGTCAACGGGCACGAGATGTTCCAGACCTCCGGCGAGCTGCGGATGACGACAGTCTCCCTGCGCGATGGCGGCATCACGCTGTTCAACGCGCTTGGGCTCTGGGCGAGTGGCCGGTACGCGTTGGCGCCGCGCGAGGAGTACTTCAAACCGGGCGAGACCAACGAACAGGTTCGCCAGGAGAACATCCAGCAACTGCAGGACTCGCAGACCGCGGCTCAGGTCGCCGCGCTGCGCCGCAAGTTCCCGGTGAAGGTGCTCGCGAAGACGATCGTCTCCGGCAGTCCGGCGGACAAGGTGCTCGCGCCCGGGGACCGGCTGCTGGTGGTCAACGGGAAGACGGTCACGGAGGCGACCGAGGTGCGGGCCGCGCTGAACGGGACGAAGCCCGGGCAGACCGTCCAGATCACCTTCAAGTCCGACGGGCAGGCTGAGCGCACTGTGCCGCTCACGCTCGCGCAGCGGCCCGACGGCCCGGAAGGCTTCATGGGCCTGACCGCGGTGGACCGCGCCGATGTTCCCTTCGACGTGAAGATCTCGCTGCAAGACGTCGGTGGCCCGTCGGCGGGCCTGATGTTCGCGCTCGCGATCGTCGACAAGATGGAGCCCGGTGACCTCGCCGGTGGCAGGCATATCGCCGGGACGGGCGAGATCTCGGAAAAGGGCGTCGTCGGGGCGATCGGCGGCATCTCGTTCAAGGTGGTCGGCGCTCGCGAGGCCGGCGCCACCGACTTCCTCGTGCCCGCGCACAACTGCGCCGAGGCGAAGACCGCCGCGCCCGATGGCCTGAACCTGATCAAGGTGTCCACGCTGGACGAGGCGATCGCGCAGCTCGAGAACCTCAAGGCCGGAAGGCCCACCGCCTCCTGCTGA
- a CDS encoding PPA1309 family protein has protein sequence MAPSEQQGVAGLAREVEEFVASGGWDQPPQLFALVPTAALLDEQPELAGQLDPSAPLTPVAQESLPDGDLGEALAQIAWPDLVLGCALAQEIIVLPPDAEAELPVVPETDADRLRQAAADHPRRTEARLVAAVLRDGAGACVMRLRGAGKSEEPGDVPVDEIIENPELAPNLLEALRATLQP, from the coding sequence ATGGCACCGAGTGAGCAGCAGGGCGTGGCCGGCCTGGCCCGCGAAGTCGAGGAGTTCGTAGCCTCCGGAGGATGGGATCAGCCGCCGCAGTTGTTCGCGCTGGTCCCGACCGCGGCACTGCTGGACGAACAGCCCGAACTGGCCGGACAACTCGACCCGTCGGCCCCGCTGACGCCGGTCGCTCAGGAGTCCCTGCCCGATGGCGATCTCGGTGAAGCGCTGGCGCAGATCGCGTGGCCCGATCTGGTCCTGGGCTGCGCACTCGCGCAGGAGATCATCGTGCTGCCGCCGGACGCCGAGGCCGAGCTCCCGGTCGTGCCCGAAACCGATGCCGACCGTCTGCGCCAAGCGGCCGCAGACCACCCGCGCCGTACCGAAGCCCGGCTCGTGGCCGCTGTACTGCGAGACGGTGCCGGAGCGTGCGTCATGCGGCTTCGAGGTGCCGGAAAGTCCGAAGAACCCGGTGACGTCCCTGTCGACGAGATCATCGAGAACCCGGAGTTGGCCCCCAACCTGCTCGAAGCGTTGAGGGCAACCCTGCAGCCCTGA
- a CDS encoding UPF0182 family protein, with protein MATRPPVSLPKLSRRSRILLIIAAVVILALLLGARLLDTYVDWLWFGEVGARTVFSTVLITRVILFFAVGLLVGGALAISLMIAYRSRPVFVPISGNDDPLARYRSAIVGRIRLFGIGIPVLTGLIAGASAQSDWQVVQLFLNGTPFGQTDPEFGNDVGFYAFDLPFYNWLLGWLFIAVVIAFFGALISHYVFGGIRLAGKGGQLAGPTRAQLAITIGIFVLLKAVEYFFDRYNLLLSDRGAPLFVGATYTDLNAVLPAKLILLCISVICAVAFFAGAFLRNLQLPAIALVLLILSNVLVGVAWPAVLDQFSVRPNANEKESASIQRNMDATRQAFGLTNVEYKDYTGKSEATSAEIKADKGTVPNIRLLDPNVLSDTFTQRVGRENFYGFPSKLDIDRYTLNGVTQDYIVAAKEIKTEGLTGNQTNWINKHLVYTHGNGFVAAPANTIDRALKDANSDGGYPIATTSDTQNPTGAGSTDPSKPGIKVDEPRIYYGELATDAAYAIVGGKAGQAPGEYDTAVDRGYIYKGSGGVSIDNWFNRLVFAAEYGERNILFSDAIGDGSKIMFNREPRERVAKAAPWLTLDGDPYPAVVNGKIIWIVDGYTTMNNFPYAQQTQLGQATNDSLSGTTRQANSSINYIRNSVKATVDAFDGTVTLYGVEDNEPVLNAWKKVFPGLVKPSSEISPDLRSHLRYPEDLFKVQRELLSKYHVNNPAEFYAQQAFWSVPQDPTQEGGVNASASGIANQPGYYVLATAPGDSKSRFQLTSSLTGLQRQYLAAWMSVSSDPEDYGRMRVLRLPTGASGSTQVDGPVQVQNRFQSDPRVAQDRTLFNNPNVTVTYGNLITLPVANGFLYVEPVYIRQRNQLSYPQLARVLVSYGTKIGFAPTLNEALDQVFGAGTGSGVTPPQTGGTPGPTTPQPPGTTTPQPPASGNPALDKAASDMHDAWLKFRTAQQSGNYADQGTALAALEAASKAYESAKASPPASGAPPTSGQPGG; from the coding sequence GTGGCCACTCGGCCCCCCGTGAGCCTGCCGAAGCTGTCCCGGCGCAGCCGGATACTGCTCATCATCGCCGCCGTAGTCATTCTGGCCCTGCTGCTGGGCGCGAGACTGCTCGATACCTATGTCGACTGGTTGTGGTTCGGCGAAGTCGGCGCCCGCACCGTGTTCAGCACGGTGTTGATCACCCGCGTCATCTTGTTCTTCGCCGTAGGGCTCTTGGTGGGAGGCGCGCTCGCGATCAGTTTGATGATCGCGTACCGGAGCAGGCCCGTCTTCGTGCCGATTTCCGGCAACGACGACCCGCTCGCGCGCTACCGCTCCGCGATCGTCGGCCGGATCCGCCTGTTCGGCATCGGCATCCCGGTGCTCACCGGGCTCATCGCCGGCGCTTCCGCGCAGAGCGACTGGCAGGTCGTGCAGCTGTTCCTGAACGGCACGCCGTTCGGGCAGACCGATCCCGAGTTCGGCAACGACGTCGGCTTCTACGCCTTCGACCTGCCGTTCTACAACTGGCTCCTGGGCTGGCTGTTCATCGCGGTCGTCATCGCGTTCTTCGGCGCGCTGATCTCGCATTACGTCTTCGGCGGCATCCGGCTCGCGGGCAAGGGCGGCCAGCTCGCCGGCCCGACCCGCGCCCAGCTCGCCATCACCATCGGCATCTTCGTGCTGCTGAAGGCGGTCGAGTACTTCTTCGACCGCTACAACCTGCTGCTCTCGGATCGGGGAGCGCCGCTGTTCGTCGGTGCGACCTACACCGACCTGAACGCGGTCCTGCCCGCGAAGCTGATCCTCCTGTGCATCTCGGTGATCTGTGCCGTTGCGTTCTTCGCCGGCGCGTTCCTGCGCAACCTGCAGCTGCCCGCGATCGCACTGGTGCTGCTGATCCTGTCGAACGTGCTCGTCGGCGTCGCGTGGCCCGCCGTGCTCGACCAGTTCTCGGTGCGTCCCAACGCGAACGAGAAGGAATCCGCGTCGATCCAGCGCAACATGGACGCGACGCGCCAGGCGTTCGGCCTGACCAACGTCGAGTACAAGGACTACACCGGCAAGTCCGAGGCGACCTCCGCGGAGATCAAGGCGGACAAGGGGACGGTGCCGAACATCCGGCTCCTCGACCCGAACGTCCTCAGCGACACGTTCACCCAGCGCGTCGGCCGTGAGAACTTCTACGGCTTCCCGTCCAAGCTGGACATCGACCGCTACACCCTCAACGGTGTCACGCAGGACTACATCGTCGCGGCCAAGGAGATCAAGACCGAGGGTCTCACCGGCAACCAGACGAACTGGATCAACAAGCACCTCGTCTACACGCACGGAAACGGTTTCGTCGCCGCGCCGGCCAACACGATCGACCGTGCGCTGAAGGACGCCAACTCCGACGGCGGTTACCCGATCGCCACCACCAGCGACACCCAGAACCCGACGGGCGCCGGTTCGACCGACCCGAGCAAGCCGGGCATCAAGGTGGACGAGCCCCGCATCTACTACGGCGAGCTCGCGACCGACGCCGCGTACGCGATCGTCGGCGGCAAGGCAGGACAGGCGCCTGGCGAGTACGACACCGCCGTCGACCGCGGCTACATCTACAAGGGCTCCGGCGGCGTCTCGATCGACAACTGGTTCAACCGGCTCGTCTTCGCCGCCGAATACGGAGAGCGGAACATCCTCTTCTCCGACGCCATCGGCGACGGCTCCAAGATCATGTTCAACCGCGAGCCGCGGGAACGTGTCGCCAAGGCAGCTCCGTGGCTGACCCTCGACGGCGACCCGTACCCGGCGGTCGTCAACGGCAAGATCATCTGGATCGTCGACGGCTACACGACGATGAACAACTTCCCGTACGCCCAGCAGACCCAGCTCGGCCAGGCGACCAACGACTCGCTCAGCGGCACCACCCGTCAGGCGAACTCCTCGATCAACTACATCCGCAACTCGGTCAAGGCCACCGTCGACGCGTTCGACGGCACCGTGACCCTGTACGGGGTCGAGGACAACGAGCCGGTGCTCAACGCCTGGAAGAAGGTCTTCCCGGGCCTGGTCAAGCCGAGCAGCGAGATCTCCCCGGACCTGCGGTCGCACCTCCGCTACCCCGAGGATCTCTTCAAGGTGCAGCGGGAACTCCTGTCGAAGTACCACGTGAACAACCCGGCCGAGTTCTACGCTCAGCAGGCCTTCTGGAGTGTTCCGCAGGACCCGACGCAGGAAGGCGGCGTGAACGCGTCCGCTTCCGGTATCGCCAACCAGCCCGGTTACTACGTCCTGGCCACCGCGCCCGGCGACAGCAAGTCGCGGTTCCAGCTCACCAGTTCGCTGACCGGTCTCCAACGTCAGTACCTGGCGGCATGGATGTCGGTGTCTTCGGATCCCGAAGACTACGGGCGAATGCGGGTCCTGAGACTGCCCACGGGGGCGAGCGGCTCGACCCAGGTCGACGGTCCCGTCCAGGTCCAGAACAGATTCCAGAGTGACCCACGGGTCGCGCAGGACCGGACACTCTTCAACAACCCGAACGTCACGGTCACCTACGGAAACCTGATCACTCTGCCCGTCGCCAACGGCTTCCTGTACGTGGAACCGGTCTACATCCGGCAACGGAACCAGTTGAGCTATCCGCAGCTGGCCCGCGTCCTGGTCTCCTACGGCACCAAGATCGGTTTCGCGCCGACGCTCAACGAAGCCCTGGACCAGGTCTTCGGCGCCGGCACCGGCTCCGGGGTCACGCCGCCGCAGACCGGCGGCACTCCGGGACCCACGACACCGCAACCGCCGGGCACGACGACCCCGCAGCCGCCTGCCAGCGGCAACCCGGCGCTCGACAAGGCCGCGAGCGACATGCACGACGCCTGGCTCAAGTTCCGCACGGCCCAGCAATCCGGTAACTACGCCGACCAGGGAACCGCACTCGCCGCTCTCGAAGCCGCCTCCAAGGCCTACGAGTCGGCCAAGGCCAGCCCGCCGGCATCCGGTGCGCCGCCGACCTCCGGCCAGCCCGGAGGGTGA
- a CDS encoding FAD-dependent monooxygenase, whose amino-acid sequence MNNLGTDVIVAGAGPTGLMLANELALAGVDVVVLERLPQRTGLSKALNLQPRTAEILELRGLLAGAEARSYATVGDGHFAMIPVTYDGWDTRFPFQLGIPQAEIESHLEERLATQGTKVMRDSEVIDFVQDKDSVTVRYRTDGGENRLRAKFLVGCDGSRSVVRKGLEVDFPGVDGDGYGVVADVLFDKVPDGAQKQWRTMRNIGQPTGATTFKGLIPLGEPGLYRFTYGDRASRPADMRSTVSPDEVRQAVLDSYGESSTVTEVRWASRFSDAARQAAHYRAGRVLLAGDAAHIHFPAGGQGLNLGVQDAMNLGWKLAATVRGWAGDDLLDTYEAERHPVGAQVLHNVAAQLGLTPRTHETRALRDFFADLVELPEVNRHLAGMVSGLGIRYTTYGTSHPALGSRLTDQDVATEGGPLRPSSLFHEGHFVLLTTTPDHIDAARALSTRLTTQLVTELPWPSTEAVLYRPDGYACWTAAPTR is encoded by the coding sequence ATGAACAACCTGGGGACGGACGTCATCGTGGCCGGAGCGGGCCCGACGGGGCTGATGCTCGCCAACGAGCTCGCGCTCGCCGGTGTCGATGTCGTGGTACTGGAACGGCTTCCACAACGGACCGGCCTGTCGAAAGCGCTGAACCTGCAGCCGCGTACTGCGGAAATACTGGAACTACGGGGACTTCTGGCGGGCGCCGAGGCCCGTTCGTACGCCACTGTCGGCGACGGACACTTCGCGATGATCCCCGTCACCTACGACGGCTGGGACACTCGATTCCCGTTCCAGTTGGGGATTCCGCAGGCGGAGATCGAGTCGCACCTGGAAGAACGGCTTGCCACACAAGGAACGAAGGTGATGCGCGACAGCGAAGTAATCGATTTCGTTCAGGACAAAGACTCTGTGACTGTCCGGTACCGAACAGACGGTGGCGAAAACCGGCTGCGCGCGAAGTTCCTCGTCGGCTGCGACGGCTCTCGAAGCGTTGTACGCAAAGGACTCGAAGTGGACTTTCCCGGTGTGGACGGTGACGGCTACGGCGTGGTCGCGGATGTGCTGTTCGACAAAGTGCCTGACGGCGCGCAAAAACAGTGGCGAACGATGCGGAACATCGGGCAGCCGACCGGCGCGACGACGTTCAAAGGCCTGATTCCGTTGGGAGAACCGGGTCTTTACCGCTTCACCTACGGCGACAGGGCCTCGCGGCCTGCGGACATGCGGTCCACCGTCTCGCCCGACGAGGTGCGGCAGGCGGTGCTCGACTCGTACGGCGAGTCCTCGACGGTGACGGAAGTCCGGTGGGCGTCCCGGTTTTCCGACGCTGCGCGGCAAGCGGCGCACTACCGCGCCGGACGGGTCCTGCTGGCGGGCGATGCGGCGCACATCCATTTCCCCGCGGGTGGTCAGGGGTTGAACCTGGGCGTGCAGGACGCGATGAACCTGGGCTGGAAGCTCGCCGCGACAGTGCGCGGCTGGGCCGGTGACGACCTGCTCGACACCTACGAGGCCGAGCGGCACCCTGTCGGCGCGCAGGTGCTGCACAACGTCGCCGCGCAGTTAGGGCTGACTCCGCGGACTCACGAGACGCGCGCGCTTCGCGACTTCTTCGCCGATCTGGTCGAGCTGCCCGAGGTAAACCGGCACCTGGCGGGCATGGTCTCCGGTCTCGGGATCCGCTACACGACCTACGGGACGTCGCATCCGGCACTCGGTTCGCGGCTCACCGACCAGGACGTCGCCACCGAAGGCGGCCCGCTTCGCCCCAGCTCGCTCTTCCACGAGGGCCATTTCGTGCTCCTGACGACCACGCCAGACCACATCGACGCCGCCCGCGCCCTCTCGACGCGCCTGACGACCCAGCTGGTCACAGAGCTCCCCTGGCCGTCGACCGAAGCCGTCCTGTACCGACCCGATGGCTACGCCTGCTGGACCGCCGCCCCCACGCGATAG
- a CDS encoding TetR family transcriptional regulator translates to MSLTRQDVVRAGLRLLNEVGLNGLTLRLIAQDLGVKAPALYWHVKNKQELLDEMATLMYADAMPGRTPGVVGERESLELASRQMRGMMLAYRDGAKVFSGTFLTDDTLLTENPFQPRIDAGLKPYLAGRALFTVYSYVIGFVIEEQAVYPVPGERDPRYDTTPTAWVFDEDVEGRFGDGLTMVLNGVFGWLDDKVAP, encoded by the coding sequence GTGAGTCTGACCAGGCAGGACGTCGTCCGCGCCGGGCTGCGGCTGCTCAATGAAGTCGGGCTCAACGGGCTCACACTGCGCCTGATCGCGCAGGATCTCGGGGTCAAGGCGCCGGCGCTGTACTGGCATGTGAAGAACAAGCAGGAGCTGCTCGACGAGATGGCGACGCTGATGTACGCCGACGCCATGCCCGGCCGGACGCCGGGAGTCGTGGGGGAGCGGGAGTCGCTCGAGCTGGCATCGCGGCAGATGCGCGGGATGATGCTCGCTTACCGTGACGGCGCGAAGGTCTTCTCCGGGACATTTCTGACCGATGACACGCTGCTCACCGAAAATCCGTTCCAGCCTCGTATCGACGCGGGGCTGAAACCGTACCTGGCTGGACGAGCGTTGTTCACCGTCTACAGCTATGTCATCGGCTTCGTCATCGAAGAACAGGCCGTCTACCCGGTGCCGGGCGAGCGGGACCCTCGTTATGACACGACGCCCACGGCCTGGGTCTTCGACGAGGACGTCGAGGGCCGGTTCGGCGACGGGCTGACCATGGTGCTCAACGGCGTCTTCGGTTGGCTGGATGACAAAGTTGCGCCATAG
- a CDS encoding PadR family transcriptional regulator: MSELNATAAALLGLLHDGPATGGQLVAGAGERFGAFFSVTRSQVYRELPALSKEGLVRLGKQGPRSSQQYLITAAGKKAFKTWLSSEAGPDHLRSPLILRLVHAGSLTVKQRSTLLESARASYTQQLDEAKAATKGADGPYAKAVAEFAQAQAKAALKLLDSIPQS; the protein is encoded by the coding sequence GTGTCCGAATTGAATGCAACAGCCGCCGCACTGCTCGGTCTTCTCCACGACGGTCCCGCCACGGGCGGGCAACTGGTCGCGGGGGCGGGTGAGCGTTTCGGCGCCTTCTTCAGCGTGACCCGCAGCCAGGTGTACCGCGAGCTCCCCGCCTTGTCGAAGGAGGGCCTCGTCCGCCTCGGCAAGCAGGGCCCGCGGTCGAGCCAGCAGTACCTCATCACCGCGGCGGGCAAGAAGGCGTTCAAGACGTGGCTGTCCTCCGAAGCCGGTCCTGACCACCTCCGCAGCCCGCTGATCCTGCGTCTCGTGCACGCCGGTTCGCTGACGGTGAAGCAGCGCTCGACGCTGCTCGAGTCGGCGCGCGCCAGCTACACCCAGCAACTCGACGAGGCCAAGGCCGCCACCAAGGGCGCCGACGGCCCGTACGCCAAGGCGGTCGCCGAGTTCGCCCAGGCGCAGGCGAAAGCCGCACTGAAACTGCTGGATTCCATCCCCCAGTCCTGA
- the prfB gene encoding peptide chain release factor 2 — protein sequence MSDEFDAALKDLTGKLTQIESVMDLDALRAQVAELEEQASSPNLWDDPEAAQKVTSQLSHRQSELRRISELRQRLDDLGVLYELAEAEGDSASVAESESELTSLTKDIDGLEVRTLLSGEYDPRNAVVTIRSEAGGVDAADWAEMLLRMYLRWAERHNYPTDVYDISYAEEAGIKSATFKVTAPYVYGTLSVEQGTHRLVRISPFDNQSRRQTSFAHVEVMPEVEEVDHVDIPEKDIRVDVYRSSGPGGQSVNTTDSAVRITHIPTGVVVSCQNEKSQLQNKAAAMKVLQARLLQRKKEEERAEMDALKDGGSSWGNQMRSYVLHPYQMVKDLRTEFEVGNPSSVLDGEIDGFLEAGIRWRKQSGAA from the coding sequence GTGAGTGATGAGTTCGATGCGGCCCTGAAGGACCTGACCGGCAAGCTGACGCAGATCGAGTCGGTGATGGACCTGGACGCGCTGCGTGCCCAGGTGGCCGAGCTGGAGGAACAGGCGTCCAGCCCGAACCTCTGGGACGACCCCGAAGCGGCGCAGAAGGTCACCAGCCAGTTGTCCCACCGGCAGAGTGAGCTGCGACGCATTTCCGAGCTGCGGCAGCGGCTCGACGATCTGGGCGTCCTCTATGAACTGGCCGAGGCCGAGGGCGACTCCGCCAGCGTGGCCGAGTCCGAGTCCGAGCTCACGTCGCTCACCAAGGACATCGACGGGCTCGAGGTCCGCACCCTGCTGTCGGGTGAATACGACCCGCGCAACGCCGTGGTCACCATCCGGTCCGAGGCCGGCGGCGTGGACGCGGCCGACTGGGCCGAGATGCTGCTCCGGATGTACCTGCGCTGGGCGGAGCGGCACAACTACCCGACGGACGTCTACGACATCTCCTACGCCGAAGAGGCGGGCATCAAGTCCGCCACGTTCAAGGTGACCGCGCCTTACGTCTACGGCACGCTCTCGGTCGAGCAGGGGACGCACCGGCTGGTGCGCATCTCGCCGTTCGACAACCAGAGCCGTCGCCAGACCTCCTTCGCGCACGTCGAGGTGATGCCCGAGGTCGAGGAGGTCGACCACGTCGACATTCCCGAGAAGGACATCCGCGTCGACGTGTACCGCTCGTCCGGTCCCGGTGGCCAGAGCGTCAACACGACGGACTCGGCGGTGCGCATCACGCACATCCCGACCGGCGTGGTCGTTTCGTGCCAGAACGAAAAGTCGCAGCTGCAGAACAAGGCGGCGGCGATGAAGGTTCTCCAGGCGCGGCTGCTGCAGCGGAAGAAGGAGGAGGAGCGCGCCGAGATGGACGCGCTCAAGGACGGCGGCTCCAGCTGGGGCAACCAGATGCGCTCCTACGTGCTGCACCCGTATCAGATGGTCAAGGACCTGCGGACCGAGTTCGAGGTCGGCAACCCGTCGTCCGTTCTCGACGGTGAGATCGACGGTTTCCTGGAGGCGGGCATCCGCTGGCGCAAGCAGTCCGGAGCCGCGTAA